One genomic segment of Belonocnema kinseyi isolate 2016_QV_RU_SX_M_011 chromosome 2, B_treatae_v1, whole genome shotgun sequence includes these proteins:
- the LOC117167794 gene encoding uncharacterized protein LOC117167794: MANPCSVFAHLAKLIVTIACMKFFKDSYSFRAIDHAWAVRAFQILFTHSVLGIIRFGTPNTTKRFRNFYDWFSVLVEIAPFAFFTTEILLGYKTWHEARLLLLALGLLPMLYEPTTTDRDRSKHRLYTDVIFALQALILVFVCLENGNLFVVSLAASFALARFISEDFCDKFDVPYIDLTQYSLCFVEIFAMATLKDIEPLSR; the protein is encoded by the exons ATGGCGAATCCATGTAGTGTGTTTGCTCACTTGGCAAAGTTAATTGTGACAATTGCCTGTATGAAATTCTTCAAAGATTCATATTCATTTAGAGCAATTGATCACGCTTGGGCTGTGAGagcttttcaaattctttttacacACTCTGTTCTCGGAATAATACGATTTG GAACACCAAACACTACCAAGCGATTTCGTAACTTTTACGACTGGTTTTCTGTGCTAGTGGAGATAGCGCCTTTTGCTTTTTTCACGACAGAAATTCTCCTCGGATACAAGACTTGGCATGAAGCAAGACTGCTTCTTTTGGCTTTGGGCCTTCTTCCAATGCTTTACGAGCCAACGACGACGGATCGAGATCGCTCGAAACATCGTCTCTACACAGATGTCATTTTTGCACTTCAAGCATTAATATTGGTTTTCGTCTGCttagaaaatggaaatttattcgtTGTGAGTCTCGCAGCTTCCTTCGCGCTCGCTCGATTTATTTCCGAAGATTTTTGCGACAAATTTGATGTTCCTTATATTGACCTCACACAATACAGCCTATGCTTCGTCGAAATCTTTGCGATGGCGACTTTGAAAGATATTGAACCTTTATCTCGTTGA